Sequence from the Corallincola holothuriorum genome:
GCTGCAGGGTGGCACGGGCATGGATCACTTGCGGAGTTTCCAGCATGATGCGTCGCGCCTGATCACCCAGAGTTTTCAGCGTATCGAGGTTGGGTCCATAGATCCTGAGCTCTACCGGAGCGTTAAATGGCGGCCCCTGCTCCAGCTTGCGCACCAGGATCTGCGCCTGTGGGAATAGATCATCAAGTTTGCGCTGTAATGCCGGGATTAATCGGTTAGCGGCATCCATATTCGTGGTGGTAACCATGGCCTGAGCATAGTTTTGCGCACCTTGTTGTCGCGGCACCATGTTGTAGTAAAAGCTGGGGGCATTCTCACCGATGAACCAGTGTAAATTCTTGATATCCTGCTCACCTGCGATGGCTGCTGAAACAGATTCTGCCACGCGAGTGGTAGCGTCAATACTCGCTTGGGCTGGCAGGTAAAGTTCGACCTGAAACATATCGCGGTCGGACGGTGGGAAAAACTGCTCGGTCAGTTTCGAGGCTGCGTAGAAGCCACTGAACGGCAGTATGGTCATCACCAGCAGGGTTAATACTGGCCGCTGCAGAGTCCAGCGCAATGATCGGTTAAACCACTGGCTGGTGCGGTGAAAAGCCAAGCCGTGTTGCCACCAATGGTGAGTCTCTTCACCGGCTCGGATAAAGCGTCCGGCTAATCCTGCCACCAAGGTGTGGGAGATAATGTAGGAGCCAATCAGCGACAAGATCACGCTGTAGGCAATACCTCCAACGAATTCGCCAGCGGGACCGGGCATCATCACGATGGGGCTAAATGCCAAAACAGTGGTGAGCGTGGAACCGAGTAGGGGGAGCCAGAAATGTTGTACCGATGCCTTGACCGCCGCGAGTGCGCTCATCCCCTTTTGCCGTCGCTGTTGGATCGCATCGACCATGACGATAGCGTTGTCGACCATGATCCCCAATGCTACGACCAGGCCTGTCACTGACATTTGATGGATCGGCAGGCCGATGTAGTTCATGCAGGTGAGGGTGAACATGACCGTCAGCGGCAATGCTGTTGCCACGATCATGGCTGCGCGGAAACCGAGGGTTAAAAACAGTACCAGAGAGATAATGACAAACCCTTCCAATACATTGAGCAGTAACTCCCCTAAACGCCAGTCGGTATATTCCTGCTGCTCGAACAGCATGGTGAGTTCGATATTGCCGGGTAACTGCTGTTTAAATTGAGCCAACTTGTCCCGTAGATCTTGGCTCCACAGGTCTACCCGCTCATTTGGCAACATGCGTGCCGCGACAACAATGCCACGTTCACCAGCCAGCAGTACCCGCTGGGCATCGGGTGATTGCAGTTGGCGGCTGATATCGGCCAGATCGCCGAGATGGTAAATAAATCCGCGCTGATCGCTGCGTAGCGGGATCTGCCGGATCCGCTCGAGGGAATCAAGGGCGCCGGTGAGTTCAACTTGGAGCTTGTTATGTTTATTGACTAGCTCGCCGGCGGATATTTTGGCATCAGCCGCACCGATCAGTTGGGCGACTTCGGCGGCGGAGTATTGCATTGCTGCTGCAGCATGGGGGTCTATTTCGACCAGGATCTCTTCCTGTGGTTGGCCGTAAAGCTCAACATAATCGGTACCGTGGAGGTTGCGCAGCTGATCTTGCAGTTCACGGGCGTAGCGTTGAACGATGGCGAGGTTAGTTTCTCCCTCACCTTGCCAGGTCAGCCCGATCAGCGTCGTGAACGCATAGCCTTTGTCATCATCCAGTCGTGGCGCGAGGGCGCCTTGTGGCAGTGAAAAAGCAACTTCGGCGATCTCGTCCCGTACCTGACTCCAGATAGGAGTGGAGTGGTAGATATCATCCCTAAGTTTTAGTTTGACGATGGAGATGCCGGGACGTGAGACACTGGTGATCTCATCCATTTCTGGCAGGGTGCGGAGTTTACTTTCCATCGGCTCGCTGATGAGCGCTTCAACCCGTTCCGCACTGGCACCTGGGTAGTGGGTAATGACACTGGCGTGACGATTAGTGATGCGCGGATCTTCGGTGCGTGGCAGTTGATTCAATGCCCCGAGTCCGGCAACGATTAAAAGCACGATGGCCAATGCCGTTAAGCGACCATTTTCGACCAATGTGCGGATCATTGTGCGGTCTCCGTGACCTGTGCAGTCAGTTCCACGTTTTGACCCGGTGCCAGACGATGCAAGCCTGCGGCGACGATAAGATCCTGATCAGTGACTGCGCCACTGACAAAAGCGTGAGTTTCATTGGCATAGAGCACGGCTACATCGCGTTTTTCTAAGCGGTAAACCTGATGGTCATCAGTGACCAGTAGATAAACATTCCACATGCCGCGGATGCCATCAGTAAGCGCAGTGAGTGGGATCCAGCACCCCTGCTTCTCAATGGTTTCTTTTAACTGTAAGTAAGCCAGTTGACCATTAACCACGCTGGCGTCGGCGGGCAGTGCGTATCTTAGTTGCACTGTGCGACTCACAGGGTCAACTTGGCCCCCCTGAGTCAGTAGCGTGGCAGTAAACGTTTGTTCGCCTACGCGCAGCGTCGGTTGTTTTTGCGCCAGCAGTTCCAGCAATCTGACCGGTACGCCAACTTTTACTTCCAGTGTGCCCTGTTGTAACAGTTCGAACGTGGCGAGCCCGGCGGCAACGACCTCTCCTTCGGATATCATCCGCTTATTGACGATGGCATCGAATGGGGCCAGCAGTTGCGCTTTGTCTAAGCGGCTTTGATTCGCTGATAAGCTGGCCTGTAGACGGGTGCGCCTTGCTGCGAGCGCATTGCGTTGTGTATGTAACTCTTCCAAGCTTTGGGTTGAAGCATAGCCTTTGGGTACCAAGGCTTCGACGCGTTTCAGGTTGCTGTCGATCAGCAGCATCTCGGCATCGATCTCGTTTAGTTGGGCTTGCAGTTCTTGGCGATTAATCTTCAACAGTTGGGTATCAAGCTGGGCGAGTAGATCGCCCGCTTTCACTCGATCCCCTTCATTCACTTCAATAGAGGCAATCTTGCCTGCCAGTTCAAAGCCAACTCGGGCTTCCTGATTGTTGCTGACGAGGCCGACAAACTGGCGTGGCACCTGATAGTGCGGCGCAAGCTTGATGGGATAAGCTTGCACTTTATGTCGGTAGGATGTCGCAGTTTCATCGGCAACAGAGGGGAGGCAGCCATTTAAGGTCGGCACGCTAATAGCGAGTAATAAAGCAAGGATGAGCGGTGGCGTCGAACCCATGGCTAACGTTCCTGCAGCAAGTAGTATAAAATGGACTATCTAGTCCAGTTTAAGTTAACTAAACTAGACTGTATAGTTTGATTTGTTATTTAGTGGTTAGAAATTTGTTCTATAGCGATAGGTAGAGGTAAGCAGGTGGCAGTAAAAGGGCGAAGTAAAAGTGAGCAGAAACGCTTACAAATATTAGATGCAGCCATCTCGCTGTTTACTGACTTGGGTTATGCCAATACCAGCATGGATAAGATAGCCGTGTTGGCCGGGGTCTCGAAACAAACGGTTTATAGCCACTTTGAGAATAAGGAGCAGCTGTTTGTCGCTGCGGTTGGTCAGAAATGCATTGCCCATGAACTTACCGATGTAGCATTTAATGTTGAACGGGATCTGCGGGAAACTCTGTTGCTGGTGGCGATCCGCTTCAACGAATTGATTCTGTCTGATGCTGCAGTTAAGACTTATCGCACCTGTGTGGCACAGGCGGAGACTCACCCGCAATTAGGAGAACTATTTTTCCAGGCTGGACCGAAGCGGGTAATTGCTGAAGTGACCAATTACCTCGAAAAAATGTGCCAGCGGGGGGCGCTGAAGATCGCTCATGTGCCGAATGCTGCTGTGCAGCTGCTGTTGATGGCGCAAAGCCGTGATCGTATGTGTGTGGAGCTAGGCTTAGCTCCAGTACAAACCGATGCTGAGCGACTGCAATACCTTACCTCTTGCGTCGACCTGTTTATACAGGGATATTGCGTTAACGAGGCTTAATGCAATACCCCTGAGTGCTGGTTGGGTCGGTTAAGGGCAAGGATTTGGATTTTGACTATGGATCTGCTCAATGCCCTTGAGCACCTCTTCTGACAACACCAACTCTATGCTGCTGATGTTATCTTGCAGCTGCGCCAGGTCAGTGGCACCAATAATATTACTGGCGACAAAGGGGCGACTGTTGATGTAGGCCAAGGCCATCTGTGCGGGATCCAGTCCGTGGGCTTTAGCTAGATCAACATAGGCCTGAGTTGCTTCGATACCTTTCGCGGTAAAATAACGGGCAAAACGTTTGTACAGCGTCATTCTCGCGCCCGTCGGCCAGTGATCGTCCAGATATTTCCCTGACAATGCCCCAAATGCCAGCGGTGAGTAGGCCAGTAGTTCTACTCCCTCACGGTGAGCAAATTCACCTAATCCCACTTCGAAACTGCGGTTGAGGAGGTTGTAAGGGTTCTGGATCGTGACTGTTCTGGGTAGATTGTGTTGTTCTGCCAGCTTCAGATACTGTGCCACACCCCATGGCGTTTCGTTGGATATGCCGATATGACGTACCTTGCCTTCGGCAACCAGTTCGCCAAGGGCCTGCAGTGTTTCCAGGATCGGTGTGGCATCTTCGTCAGCTTGTGGCACATAGCCAAGTTGACCAAAAAAGTTGGTTTGACGCTCTGGCCAGTGCACCTGGTAAAGATCGACATAATCGGTTTGTAAGCGTTGCAAGCTATCGGCTATCGCTTGCCGGATGTTGGCGCGGTCCAGTTTTAGATTGGCACGGATGTAATCACCAGGTCCGCCGGGGCCTGCCACCTTGGTTGCCAAAACCACCTGCTGACGGTTGCCGCGTGCTTTTAACCAACTGCCAATATGTGATTCGGTGCGCCCCTGTGTTTCTGGTTTGGGCGGTACGGGATACATCTCTGCGGTATCGATGAAGTTGACCCCCATCGCCAATGCTTTATCCAACTGTTGGTGAGCTTGTTGCTCACTGTTTTGTTCGCCAAAAGTCATGGTGCCTAAGCAGATCTTAGAGACTTTGAGATCGGTGTGAGCCAAGGTGTGATATCGCATTGATACTCCTTCGTCACCTGCTGTTTATGCAGTTTAGTGACCATTCGCTGATCGGATCAGTATGTGATTGCTTAAAGTTACCAGATGAGCGCGTGGTGTCATGGGCATTTTCAAAAAAAAATACGAAGTCGCGTGTTGACCGCTATACCATGCTGAAAAACATTAAATTTGTTTGGATTGTGTTGTAACAACGATGCAAAATGTTATCACGCTCGCCACTAGAGCGAGGTGGTTACTGGAGCTTTGAGTGGTACTCCAACAACATGTGAAATTTAATGAGAGATGACTATGCGTTTACATAAGGGAATAACCGTTGTTGCTGGATGTCTGCTGGCTACGAGCGTCGTTGCGGAAGAGCTGAATAATATGCCAATGAATGTTGGTGCATCTTTGCGCTATGCCGCGATGGACGGCGATCGTCAGTATCAAGGTAGTGATTATGATGATGGCCTGCTTGGTGGGTTATCCTTTGGCATGGATCCCTGGGAAGAGATCGGCTTACGTTTGCGAGCTGAATACGCGGACATGGACGTAGAAGGAGGCAAAGATGATGATGGCATGTGGTACGCCGCCGACGCACTGTTTTACTTCAATGAGAAGAAGCATTACATCATTACCGGTCTGGACTATATCGATCTAGATGACAGCAATACAGCGGTGCATTTAGGTATTGGCGGACGTCATTTTTTCAATGATGCCGTGGCGATGTCGGCAGAACTGATTGCTCACCAGGGCATTGATGAGAGCTTCACTGACTTTACCGTCGGTTTTGGCTTGGCTTACTACTTCGGGACACAGGCAGCGGTCGAGCCTACTGCAGCCCCAGAAGTTGCACCTGAGCCAGAGCCGGAACCAGAGCCAGTAGTCGTGGTTGCACCTAAAGACAGCGATGGTGATGGCGTTTATGATGCCGATGATCAGTGTGCTGATACGCCAGCGAGTTACGCCGTTGATGAAAGAGGGTGTACCCTCTATAAAGATGAAGTGGTCAGCAAAACATTGCTGGTGAACTTCGACAACAACAAAGCTGATGTGAAGGATGAATATCTGCCAGAGATAGAAGAGTTGGCTGAATTCATGAATCAGTATCCGCAGTTGACCGTGACGATTGAAGGTCACACATCCAGTGCTGGTGCCGCGGATTATAATCAGCAGTTATCAGAAAAACGTGCCAAAGCGGTTGCCGCTGAGTTGGTTGAGCGCTATTCCGTGCCTGCATCTCGCGTGAGCACCGTCGGTTACGGTGAGACTAAACCACTGAGTACAGAAAATAGTAAAGAAGCTGCGGCGGCGAATCGTCGTATTGTGGCTACGCTTACAGTGGTTGAAAAGAAAGAGATCGAGCGATAATCATAGCTCGTTGATAGCGGCCTTCGGGCCGCTTTGATTACGGGAGAGTCCTTGCGCCGTTATCTATTTATTTTGTTGGTTGCTGGCGGGATTTCATTACTGTGGGCAGCAGCGCCACTGGACTTTTCCTCCTTGTTGGCACACTTGCGGCAAGTCTATGGTGAGGAAGCTGAAGCCAGAGGCAAGGCTTGGCAGAGTGTCATCGAGCGCAGTCGTTCTCAGCCTCCTCTGATCCAATTAAAAGCGATCAATAATTTTTTTAACCAGATGAAATTTTCTTCCGACGAGTCCGTCTGGGGCGTCGAGGATTATTGGGCGACTCCGATTGAGTTTATTGGTCGGGGAGAGGGTGACTGTGAGGACTATACGATAGCTAAGTACTACAGCTTGATTGAGGCGGGCTTCCCTGCTGACAAGCTACGGCTTATGTATGTGAAAGCGGTGGAATACAATCAACATCATATGGTGTTGACCTACTATGAGCAGCGTGGTGCCGAGCCTTTGGTACTTGATAATATTGATCCGGTGATCCGTCCAGCCAGCGAACGTGACGATCTGATCCCTATTTATAGCTTTAATGCAGATTTTCTTTGGTTGGCCAAAGCGCGTAGCAGTGGCCAGCATGTGGGCAAGTCTGACCGAATTTCACTTTGGCGTGATCTTCAGGAACGTCATGCGCAGCAAGCCCAGAAGAATTAAGAGGAAGTAACGATGACCCTGTATCGTCAGGTATTTTTATTGCTGATCGTGACTATGCTGCTATCGCTCATTGCGGTGATGACTTTGAATCTTCGCTCTAATGCGAGCTATCTTGAGCAGCAGTTGTATGCCAATACCGATAGTACTGTGACCAGTTTGGGAATGCGTTTGGCGCCGCTTTTGCAGCCTTTAGATAGGGTGTCGGCTGAAAGTACGGTGAATGTGGCATTTGACGGTACTTTTCTGAAACGAATTGATGTCGAAATTTTTGCCGATGAGTCGCATATTACGCGCGTGAGAGACGATATTGATGAGGGGGTGCCTGAGTGGTTTATCTCGCTTTTCAGTATTCCACCGGTGGTAACACAGGCGCCGTTAACATTAGGTTGGAACGAGGTTGCTTTGCTCACCGTTGAAGGCCATCCTGGTACCGTTTATAAACAGCTTTGGACACTGATGCGTGAACTGTTGATGGTCTATGGTTTGTTGTTTACCTTATTAGCCTTATTTACTGCAGTGGCACTCCGCTGGTTGATCAGACCGCTGCGACAGATCGAACATCAAGCACATGCCATCGAGCAGAAAGATTTTGAATATCGAATCCCATTACCGTCAACCCGCGAATTTCGCCGGGTAGTTATCGTACTGAATCAATTAACGGCACTGTTGAAAAGCCGCTTTTTAGAAAGTGCCCGCCAATTGCAGGAAGTTCGCGGCAAGCTGTTAACCGATGCCGATTCCGGACTGATGACGCGACAAGCGTTACTGGATGCGGTGACGTTGCGGCAGGAGCAGAGTGAGCAAGGCGTGTTGGTGCTGATCCGAGTCGGCAATTTGGATAGTATTCGTAAGCAGGAAGGGTTTCCAAAGTGGCGCGCGTTGTTAGCCAGTATCCATGAGCTGCTTATCTCCCATTTTTCTAATACCGCAGGAGAAAGCTCTCTGCTGGTGGGGCGACTCTCTTCCGAAGAGTTTGCACTGCTGCTAGATAGCGATGCTCTCTCTTATCCGCAGGAACAGCTCCAAGGGGTGTGTGATGACCTGAACTCGCTTGCCGTTGTTGATAGCCACCTCAAGCTCGATTGCCAAGCTGCCGGTCTACTTTTCAACGAACAGTCATTACCACAGTTATTGACTCGTCTTGATGAGCAACTTCGAGGCACTGCTGGGTTGGTTCAGCGCGCCTCTTGGATTGAATCTGATGCGCCGCTAGAGGTTCTGCGCACAGCAGAGCAGTGGCTGGCATTACTCCGCTCTCAACTCTCGCAACAGGCGCTGGCACTGCGTTGGCAACCTGTTGTTGGACGCTCGGGAGAGACGCTGCAGAAGGAAGTATTTACCAGCGTTAAAGATGAGCAGGGTCAATCACTGCATGCAGGGCTTTTCGTGCCGGTGATAGAGCAGTTTGAGCTTGGTGGTGAGTTGGACCTGGCGGTCGTGCAGTCGGTGTTAATGTCACCAGAGAAGAGTGTGCCCACCGCGATTAACTTATCCCTTTCAGCCATGAGGGATACCCGATTTATCGGTGCTTTGTCTAAGTTCGGTGCAGACGTGAAGGAAACGGTACTATTTGAGTTGTCAGAGTTAAATCTGCTTAGAGAGCAGGAGACGGTTGTTAGTTTTGCGGCAGTATTACGACAGCTGGGGTATCGCTTTGGGGTGGATCAATTAGGCGCCAGTGGCCTCAATTTGGACTATCTGCAGGGGTTAAGACCTGATTATGTCAAACTCGCACCTGCTTTGTGTCGCGATGACGATGAGTATGGAGAGCTGCTAACGGCCGTCGTCAATACGGTCAGCAGTCTCGGTATTCCTATCTATGCAACCGCCGTGGAAACTCTGGAGCAAGCAGAGCGTCTTTGGGGAAGGAATATTGCCGGTGTTCAAGGCTATCTCACTGATAAATAGCTGACAGCTTATCGTCAAAACTGAAAAAGCCGACAAGTGTCGGCTCTTTACTTTTGGAAGCATTACGAATTTAGGATTGGGCGTCGTTTGTCACTGGCTTTTCTGTGCCTTAGTTATTCTTCGACTAAGGTTTCGCAGCGAAAATGCCCACGCCCCTCTTTCCCCAACAGCTCTGCTAACAGAGGTAGGCATTGCTGCATCTCCTGCATTAGTGTCCAAGGCGGGTTGATTATTATCATGCCTGCCGCGGTCATGCCAAAAGTCTCAGTGTCTTTACTCTGTCCAAGTTCGAATAGTTGGATATTACGGATACCGCTGGCGACTAGCTCAGCTTCCATCTTGTTGATACGTTCTCGCGCAACGACGGGGTACCAAAGAGCATAACATCCTGTCGCAAAGCGGCGGTTTGCTTTGATCAGGGTGGTGATGCAACGCTGATAATCCTCTTTCAGTTCATAAGGAGGATCCATTAAAACCACGGCGCGTCGTTCTAGCGGCGGCACTTTGGCGATAAGCCCCTGAAAACCATCCGACTGCTCGCAGCGTATGCGCCTATCTTCCTGACAGTGGTCGCTTAAGATCTTATAGTCTGTAGGGTGCAACTCGTATAGCCAGAGCTTGTCCTGACGACGCAATATCTGCTGCGCGATAGTTGGCGAACCAGGGTAGCGAATGAGTTCTTTGCTGCCGTTAAAGGCGCGTATCTCTTCTAAATAGCTCTGCAGGGATTCGGGCAATCCCTCAATCTGCCATAGGCGTTGGATACCATCCTGGTACTCTTGAGTTTGCTGTGCGTGACCACTACTTAATTCATAGCCTCCGGCACCGGCGTGGGAGTCTATGTAGCAAAAGGGTTTATCTTTTTGACAGAAGTAGTTGAGGATCCGTACTTGCACCAGATGCTTCAAGACATCGGCGTAATTACCGGCATGAAAAGAGTGGCGATAGCTGAGCACAGTGGGCTCCTGCGAGACAAAACATTTGAACGCGAGAATATCGTAAAAACGGTGTAATAGATAACTTATTGGTCTAACCCTTGTCCGGTTTATGTTGTCAAAAAGCTATGCTGTTTTGATTGGTCTGTCGGAATTTGGAGTGAGGTCTTGATTCCCTACAGGAGAGCAACTGATACAGTGCGAATGGGTGATTCGAAATGGTGAATAAACAACATAAGACCAACAGGAAGATAGCGCAGAGCCATTCTCCAGCGGTAATACGGCCGAAAAGATCCGCGATCAGTATGCATGAGGGGGTGGCGGATTGGTGCGACTGTTGTGTCTGTGAAGCGGAGCCCTATTGGGCGGAAGTGGCAGACGAATTAGGAATAAGCCTTAGCGACTATGAAGATGACGGTGTCTAAACCGTCATCTTCATCTGGTCTACTTCGGCTCGGCTGACCAGCTATAAGCTTGATGCTCTCTGGTGCCCTCTGGCGTGCAAGACCAGCAAAGGTTGGTTTTACAGTTTGCGCAACGAGGATTAACCCATAGCTTCTGGGTGGCTTTTTTCGTTTTTTGAAAAGCCAATACGAGTACAGCGGCAACAACACAGACCACAAACGGGGTTAGTACAACGGTTAAAAGCTGGGTAGGCGCATCCATGATAATTCCT
This genomic interval carries:
- a CDS encoding TetR/AcrR family transcriptional regulator — translated: MAVKGRSKSEQKRLQILDAAISLFTDLGYANTSMDKIAVLAGVSKQTVYSHFENKEQLFVAAVGQKCIAHELTDVAFNVERDLRETLLLVAIRFNELILSDAAVKTYRTCVAQAETHPQLGELFFQAGPKRVIAEVTNYLEKMCQRGALKIAHVPNAAVQLLLMAQSRDRMCVELGLAPVQTDAERLQYLTSCVDLFIQGYCVNEA
- a CDS encoding efflux RND transporter periplasmic adaptor subunit, producing the protein MGSTPPLILALLLAISVPTLNGCLPSVADETATSYRHKVQAYPIKLAPHYQVPRQFVGLVSNNQEARVGFELAGKIASIEVNEGDRVKAGDLLAQLDTQLLKINRQELQAQLNEIDAEMLLIDSNLKRVEALVPKGYASTQSLEELHTQRNALAARRTRLQASLSANQSRLDKAQLLAPFDAIVNKRMISEGEVVAAGLATFELLQQGTLEVKVGVPVRLLELLAQKQPTLRVGEQTFTATLLTQGGQVDPVSRTVQLRYALPADASVVNGQLAYLQLKETIEKQGCWIPLTALTDGIRGMWNVYLLVTDDHQVYRLEKRDVAVLYANETHAFVSGAVTDQDLIVAAGLHRLAPGQNVELTAQVTETAQ
- a CDS encoding EAL domain-containing protein, which encodes MTLYRQVFLLLIVTMLLSLIAVMTLNLRSNASYLEQQLYANTDSTVTSLGMRLAPLLQPLDRVSAESTVNVAFDGTFLKRIDVEIFADESHITRVRDDIDEGVPEWFISLFSIPPVVTQAPLTLGWNEVALLTVEGHPGTVYKQLWTLMRELLMVYGLLFTLLALFTAVALRWLIRPLRQIEHQAHAIEQKDFEYRIPLPSTREFRRVVIVLNQLTALLKSRFLESARQLQEVRGKLLTDADSGLMTRQALLDAVTLRQEQSEQGVLVLIRVGNLDSIRKQEGFPKWRALLASIHELLISHFSNTAGESSLLVGRLSSEEFALLLDSDALSYPQEQLQGVCDDLNSLAVVDSHLKLDCQAAGLLFNEQSLPQLLTRLDEQLRGTAGLVQRASWIESDAPLEVLRTAEQWLALLRSQLSQQALALRWQPVVGRSGETLQKEVFTSVKDEQGQSLHAGLFVPVIEQFELGGELDLAVVQSVLMSPEKSVPTAINLSLSAMRDTRFIGALSKFGADVKETVLFELSELNLLREQETVVSFAAVLRQLGYRFGVDQLGASGLNLDYLQGLRPDYVKLAPALCRDDDEYGELLTAVVNTVSSLGIPIYATAVETLEQAERLWGRNIAGVQGYLTDK
- a CDS encoding efflux RND transporter permease subunit; the encoded protein is MIRTLVENGRLTALAIVLLIVAGLGALNQLPRTEDPRITNRHASVITHYPGASAERVEALISEPMESKLRTLPEMDEITSVSRPGISIVKLKLRDDIYHSTPIWSQVRDEIAEVAFSLPQGALAPRLDDDKGYAFTTLIGLTWQGEGETNLAIVQRYARELQDQLRNLHGTDYVELYGQPQEEILVEIDPHAAAAMQYSAAEVAQLIGAADAKISAGELVNKHNKLQVELTGALDSLERIRQIPLRSDQRGFIYHLGDLADISRQLQSPDAQRVLLAGERGIVVAARMLPNERVDLWSQDLRDKLAQFKQQLPGNIELTMLFEQQEYTDWRLGELLLNVLEGFVIISLVLFLTLGFRAAMIVATALPLTVMFTLTCMNYIGLPIHQMSVTGLVVALGIMVDNAIVMVDAIQQRRQKGMSALAAVKASVQHFWLPLLGSTLTTVLAFSPIVMMPGPAGEFVGGIAYSVILSLIGSYIISHTLVAGLAGRFIRAGEETHHWWQHGLAFHRTSQWFNRSLRWTLQRPVLTLLVMTILPFSGFYAASKLTEQFFPPSDRDMFQVELYLPAQASIDATTRVAESVSAAIAGEQDIKNLHWFIGENAPSFYYNMVPRQQGAQNYAQAMVTTTNMDAANRLIPALQRKLDDLFPQAQILVRKLEQGPPFNAPVELRIYGPNLDTLKTLGDQARRIMLETPQVIHARATLQPGTPKVWLNVDEDSSRLSGLTLTQIANQLQNGLTGAVRGSILETTESVPVRVRVSGEQRSNLHRLTELRLSSPEHPHPIALTSIATASLKPSRGAIPHRNGERVNIIEGYLRADILPSEVLNAFKQRLAEAELELPAGYRFEYGGESAKRNKAVGNLLANVGFLGILLVTVIVVSFNSFRMTTVILFSAIQAAGLGLLSVFLGGYPFGFTVIIALLGLMGLAINAAIVILAEFKADPQALAGDLDAIRHAVQSCSRHISSTTITTVGGFMPLLLAGGGFWPPFAVAIAGGTALTALLSFYFVPSAFVLLRRIKPFCKNSEAATANA
- a CDS encoding OmpA family protein; its protein translation is MRLHKGITVVAGCLLATSVVAEELNNMPMNVGASLRYAAMDGDRQYQGSDYDDGLLGGLSFGMDPWEEIGLRLRAEYADMDVEGGKDDDGMWYAADALFYFNEKKHYIITGLDYIDLDDSNTAVHLGIGGRHFFNDAVAMSAELIAHQGIDESFTDFTVGFGLAYYFGTQAAVEPTAAPEVAPEPEPEPEPVVVVAPKDSDGDGVYDADDQCADTPASYAVDERGCTLYKDEVVSKTLLVNFDNNKADVKDEYLPEIEELAEFMNQYPQLTVTIEGHTSSAGAADYNQQLSEKRAKAVAAELVERYSVPASRVSTVGYGETKPLSTENSKEAAAANRRIVATLTVVEKKEIER
- a CDS encoding NADP(H)-dependent aldo-keto reductase translates to MRYHTLAHTDLKVSKICLGTMTFGEQNSEQQAHQQLDKALAMGVNFIDTAEMYPVPPKPETQGRTESHIGSWLKARGNRQQVVLATKVAGPGGPGDYIRANLKLDRANIRQAIADSLQRLQTDYVDLYQVHWPERQTNFFGQLGYVPQADEDATPILETLQALGELVAEGKVRHIGISNETPWGVAQYLKLAEQHNLPRTVTIQNPYNLLNRSFEVGLGEFAHREGVELLAYSPLAFGALSGKYLDDHWPTGARMTLYKRFARYFTAKGIEATQAYVDLAKAHGLDPAQMALAYINSRPFVASNIIGATDLAQLQDNISSIELVLSEEVLKGIEQIHSQNPNPCP
- a CDS encoding transglutaminase-like cysteine peptidase — protein: MRRYLFILLVAGGISLLWAAAPLDFSSLLAHLRQVYGEEAEARGKAWQSVIERSRSQPPLIQLKAINNFFNQMKFSSDESVWGVEDYWATPIEFIGRGEGDCEDYTIAKYYSLIEAGFPADKLRLMYVKAVEYNQHHMVLTYYEQRGAEPLVLDNIDPVIRPASERDDLIPIYSFNADFLWLAKARSSGQHVGKSDRISLWRDLQERHAQQAQKN
- a CDS encoding 23S rRNA (adenine(2030)-N(6))-methyltransferase RlmJ; the protein is MLSYRHSFHAGNYADVLKHLVQVRILNYFCQKDKPFCYIDSHAGAGGYELSSGHAQQTQEYQDGIQRLWQIEGLPESLQSYLEEIRAFNGSKELIRYPGSPTIAQQILRRQDKLWLYELHPTDYKILSDHCQEDRRIRCEQSDGFQGLIAKVPPLERRAVVLMDPPYELKEDYQRCITTLIKANRRFATGCYALWYPVVARERINKMEAELVASGIRNIQLFELGQSKDTETFGMTAAGMIIINPPWTLMQEMQQCLPLLAELLGKEGRGHFRCETLVEE